The Spirosoma foliorum genome has a window encoding:
- a CDS encoding Crp/Fnr family transcriptional regulator: MTQPLLLQPLISHFERFLPFDENEKQLLEGRVTERRIRRRQAILQEGFPCKHYSFVVEGCLRMFAVDQKGVEHTIQFAAENEWIADIGSFHSGRASKLFIEAIEPSVVLQIEQKDLYFLYDSIPKLDRIFKVIIEDKYVELQNRVLQNISSTAQERYLAFLEQYPTLSQRLPNTQIASYLGITPEFLSKIRKNIAS, encoded by the coding sequence ATGACCCAACCCTTGTTGCTTCAGCCACTCATCAGCCACTTTGAGCGTTTTCTTCCTTTTGACGAAAACGAAAAACAATTACTAGAAGGGCGAGTGACGGAGCGTCGGATACGGCGCCGACAAGCGATTTTGCAGGAAGGGTTTCCTTGTAAACACTATTCGTTTGTTGTCGAAGGGTGCTTGCGGATGTTTGCCGTTGATCAGAAAGGTGTTGAGCATACAATTCAATTTGCTGCTGAGAATGAGTGGATTGCTGATATTGGGAGCTTTCATTCTGGAAGAGCCAGCAAGTTATTCATCGAAGCCATCGAACCCTCTGTAGTGTTACAAATCGAACAAAAAGACCTATATTTCCTCTACGACAGTATTCCGAAGCTCGACCGGATTTTTAAAGTCATTATTGAAGACAAGTACGTTGAGTTACAGAATCGGGTGTTGCAAAACATCAGCTCGACAGCACAGGAACGTTACCTGGCCTTTCTGGAGCAGTATCCTACGCTAAGTCAGCGGCTTCCAAATACGCAGATTGCTTCTTATCTGGGGATTACCCCCGAATTTTTGAGCAAAATCAGGAAAAATATTGCTTCCTGA
- a CDS encoding tail fiber domain-containing protein: MKTSILFALCGLLSLTVRAQVPQGFSYQAVARTATGDLLANKPISVRLSILDGLTTGTAQYVETQNVTTNGFGLFSLTVGGGTPTKGTISSVNWGSGSKFLGVEVAFDGTTNYQNLGATQLLSVPFALYAANGGTPGPQGVKGDKGDKGDKGDTGATGSVGSTGVAGPQGSKGDKGDKGDKGDTGTIGPQGQIGPAGPQGTKGDKGDKGDKGDAGSGVYTAGNGITITGNAIAAKDDSPTNEIQSLSLSGQTLSLSNGGGTVTLPSSGGPWFANGTSISTSSNGFGKGGVPNYAVAMGNGSTATGNSSTAMGNGTYALGENTTTMGTGTKASEAGATAMGSYNQDVTNALLMIGNGSGGAARSNALTVLKSGYVGIGTTTPLAPLHIANDEAVHAGSTTYFGTGGATLKLDNGTTIPILTSLTSYSRRMGLLVEADIVSEYNIVSARNVISSDARIKTILGLTNSQQDLQTLCRLAITNYTYKDAVRLGNTPQKKVIAQQVESVYPQAVQQRTNFVPDLYTLARVQATPAELTLTLPMAHSLHVGETVKLIDAQRGDLVEIVTRVIDPQTFVVSAKQTGAVEKLFVYGRQVSDFRVVDYEALSVLNISATQALEAQMQKLQAENAQLQANEKNMLSRLQILASRLNQLEGNMHGSYYATRRQVHRQTYAVKTAPTPIKPLAIR, encoded by the coding sequence ATGAAAACCTCTATTCTGTTTGCTCTTTGCGGGCTGCTATCCCTGACCGTGCGTGCCCAGGTACCGCAGGGCTTTTCCTATCAGGCCGTAGCCCGCACCGCTACCGGTGACTTACTGGCAAATAAGCCCATCAGTGTGCGACTCTCCATCCTCGACGGCTTGACCACTGGCACGGCGCAGTATGTTGAAACCCAGAACGTAACCACCAATGGCTTCGGACTATTTAGCCTGACCGTTGGTGGAGGAACACCGACGAAAGGCACGATAAGCAGTGTTAACTGGGGAAGTGGATCTAAGTTTCTGGGCGTGGAGGTAGCTTTCGATGGTACAACTAATTACCAGAATCTTGGGGCAACGCAGTTACTGAGTGTGCCGTTTGCACTTTACGCGGCCAACGGAGGTACGCCTGGTCCTCAAGGTGTAAAAGGCGATAAAGGGGACAAGGGTGATAAAGGCGACACAGGAGCCACTGGTTCAGTAGGATCAACCGGGGTTGCTGGACCGCAAGGTAGCAAAGGTGACAAGGGGGATAAGGGCGACAAAGGCGATACAGGAACTATTGGTCCCCAGGGACAGATAGGTCCCGCTGGCCCACAAGGAACAAAAGGCGATAAGGGTGACAAAGGGGACAAGGGTGATGCCGGTAGTGGGGTTTATACAGCAGGTAATGGTATCACCATTACTGGTAACGCCATTGCTGCCAAAGACGATTCACCAACCAACGAGATCCAGTCGCTGTCGTTAAGTGGACAAACGCTGAGTCTCTCCAATGGGGGCGGCACTGTGACGTTGCCCAGTAGCGGTGGTCCCTGGTTTGCGAATGGCACGAGTATTTCTACAAGCTCTAATGGATTTGGGAAGGGAGGGGTGCCGAACTATGCGGTAGCAATGGGAAATGGATCAACCGCCACCGGTAATTCTTCGACAGCAATGGGAAACGGTACGTATGCTTTAGGAGAAAATACAACCACAATGGGAACTGGGACAAAAGCTTCTGAGGCTGGCGCAACAGCGATGGGTAGCTACAATCAGGATGTAACAAATGCGCTGCTCATGATTGGTAATGGTAGCGGTGGTGCAGCCCGAAGCAACGCCCTGACCGTTTTAAAAAGTGGTTATGTAGGCATTGGTACAACAACTCCGTTAGCCCCACTCCACATAGCTAATGATGAAGCTGTACACGCTGGCAGTACCACTTATTTCGGCACTGGCGGGGCAACATTAAAACTAGACAACGGTACAACTATACCTATATTGACTAGCTTAACTTCATACTCAAGACGAATGGGGCTGTTGGTTGAGGCCGACATTGTATCCGAGTATAACATTGTATCAGCCAGAAACGTCATTTCTTCCGATGCTCGCATCAAAACCATACTTGGCCTTACCAATTCTCAGCAAGATTTGCAGACACTTTGTCGCTTGGCCATTACCAACTATACCTACAAAGATGCGGTGCGGCTAGGTAATACACCTCAGAAAAAAGTGATCGCCCAGCAGGTCGAGTCAGTTTATCCACAGGCCGTTCAGCAGCGGACTAATTTCGTCCCTGACCTTTATACCTTAGCCAGAGTACAGGCTACTCCTGCCGAACTGACGCTGACCTTGCCTATGGCGCACTCACTGCATGTGGGCGAGACGGTCAAACTGATTGATGCGCAAAGAGGTGATCTGGTCGAGATTGTTACGCGGGTAATTGACCCTCAGACTTTTGTTGTATCAGCGAAGCAGACCGGAGCGGTTGAGAAGTTGTTCGTATATGGGCGGCAGGTGAGTGATTTTCGGGTAGTAGACTACGAAGCCCTGTCGGTGCTCAACATTAGTGCAACGCAGGCTCTGGAAGCGCAAATGCAGAAGTTGCAGGCCGAGAATGCCCAACTGCAAGCGAATGAAAAAAACATGCTCAGTAGACTTCAGATTCTTGCCTCCCGTTTGAACCAGTTGGAAGGTAACATGCACGGATCCTATTATGCAACTCGTCGCCAAGTCCACCGCCAAACGTATGCCGTAAAAACGGCACCAACTCCGATTAAACCCCTGGCAATCAGATAA
- a CDS encoding siderophore-interacting protein: MGVLDNLVKRFSRKAVLIDKQQLTEHTFHLKIQGDDLKNLPYTPGEHLRVLVGLDKGTSMQDKVRTYSVWQYDPANASMDLAVCTYSTGIGARWVREIALGDMLYFSGPKGKFTVDQSGDYYVFVGDPSALAHLYEINRHLEPSKPVISFIYGDTMSDLFPDLTGEKPFTFYQLSQNPASAVIEKLDAQLNNKSGKGILYVGGDGRLCVALNKHFRNELHWESRQIKTKPFWLPNKTGLE; encoded by the coding sequence ATGGGCGTACTGGATAATCTTGTCAAACGGTTTTCTCGAAAAGCCGTTTTGATCGATAAGCAACAACTTACTGAACATACATTTCACCTGAAAATTCAAGGGGATGACTTGAAAAATTTGCCGTATACACCGGGCGAGCACCTACGCGTGCTGGTTGGGTTAGATAAAGGCACGTCCATGCAGGATAAAGTCAGAACCTATTCCGTATGGCAGTATGACCCAGCCAACGCTAGTATGGATTTAGCTGTTTGCACATATTCGACAGGGATTGGGGCCCGTTGGGTTCGCGAAATTGCGCTAGGCGATATGCTGTACTTTAGTGGGCCGAAAGGCAAGTTCACCGTCGATCAATCGGGCGATTATTATGTATTTGTTGGCGACCCTTCGGCCCTGGCTCATTTGTATGAGATCAATCGCCATCTGGAGCCATCAAAACCCGTTATCAGCTTCATCTATGGCGATACCATGTCCGATCTATTTCCCGATCTGACTGGCGAAAAACCATTTACTTTTTACCAGTTGTCACAAAATCCAGCTTCAGCTGTCATAGAAAAGCTGGATGCCCAACTAAACAACAAATCGGGCAAAGGAATTCTATACGTAGGGGGCGACGGGCGGTTATGTGTCGCCCTAAACAAGCATTTCCGAAACGAACTCCATTGGGAGAGTCGGCAGATTAAAACCAAACCATTCTGGCTACCCAACAAAACGGGGCTGGAGTAG
- a CDS encoding type I glyceraldehyde-3-phosphate dehydrogenase, which produces MATIALYGFGRIGRQFLRVGLENKLFVPVAIADIRDEPTLAALFSVDTNYGRWPEPVSGSEGKLVVGDRTIPYINSSKEVPDWAALGVDLVVDCTGRATTRAGAQVHIDRGAKYVLISAPSKSLADCDAVLLKGINLDTFDPANHHIVSMGSCTTNALASVVKVILENFGIQYGLFSTVHSYTNTQSLTDQPMKDRRDSWAAAENIIPSSSGAARALQFIWKDLKITGKAYRVPTRTGSIAELNLITEKDCTVQEVNDAFRKAASEGPLKGVMDVLEGEWASSRIVADPHSSIIDLPLTAKEGNLLSVAAWYDNEWGFSNRLAEVAAFLAERI; this is translated from the coding sequence ATGGCAACGATTGCTTTATATGGATTCGGCCGGATTGGACGGCAGTTTCTTCGCGTTGGTTTAGAAAATAAATTATTTGTTCCGGTTGCAATAGCCGACATTCGGGACGAGCCTACATTGGCAGCCCTATTTTCCGTAGATACGAACTACGGGCGCTGGCCGGAACCAGTTTCGGGAAGTGAAGGCAAGTTAGTCGTAGGCGACCGAACGATTCCATATATAAACTCATCGAAAGAAGTACCCGATTGGGCAGCACTGGGCGTTGACCTTGTCGTCGACTGTACAGGTCGGGCTACTACCCGCGCTGGCGCTCAAGTTCATATCGATCGGGGTGCTAAGTATGTGCTGATTAGTGCCCCCAGCAAATCACTGGCCGATTGCGATGCCGTACTGTTGAAAGGTATTAACCTGGATACGTTCGATCCGGCTAATCATCATATCGTTAGCATGGGTAGCTGTACCACCAATGCGCTGGCCTCTGTGGTGAAGGTTATTCTGGAAAACTTCGGTATCCAATACGGGCTGTTTTCAACCGTCCATTCGTACACCAATACCCAGTCTCTGACCGATCAGCCTATGAAAGACCGTCGCGATTCGTGGGCCGCTGCCGAAAATATCATTCCTTCGTCGTCGGGTGCCGCTCGGGCGTTGCAGTTCATCTGGAAAGACCTTAAGATAACCGGTAAAGCCTACCGCGTACCTACCCGAACTGGTAGCATTGCAGAGTTAAACCTGATTACCGAAAAAGATTGCACGGTACAGGAGGTGAACGATGCATTCCGCAAGGCAGCCAGCGAAGGCCCTCTGAAGGGTGTTATGGATGTTCTGGAAGGAGAATGGGCATCCTCACGAATTGTTGCCGATCCACACTCATCCATTATCGACTTACCGCTGACGGCCAAAGAAGGCAATCTCTTATCGGTAGCAGCCTGGTACGATAACGAGTGGGGCTTTTCGAATCGCCTGGCCGAAGTAGCCGCGTTCCTGGCCGAACGGATCTAA
- a CDS encoding LytR/AlgR family response regulator transcription factor: MSLRCLLVDDEPPALDVLEMYIESIDGLTVVARCENALEAFRVLQQQPIDLMFLDITMPKMLGTDFLRSLRNPPTVIITTAYREYALDGFDLDVADYLLKPIPFDRFLRAVSKVMKTNEEVAEHRLIEQEPVKETIRPVGVDSLFFRADRKLIKVQPDEILYVESLKDYVRIITRTAKPLLVKQTISSLEAQLPANQFVRIHRSFIVAVSAITSYTPRHVEIDGQELPIGKLYQKDVERTLGVSNR, from the coding sequence ATGTCGCTACGTTGTTTGCTGGTGGACGACGAGCCGCCCGCGCTCGATGTGCTGGAGATGTACATCGAATCCATTGATGGACTAACGGTAGTTGCCCGCTGTGAAAATGCGCTGGAAGCCTTTCGGGTGTTACAGCAGCAACCCATTGACCTGATGTTTCTGGATATTACCATGCCCAAGATGCTGGGAACGGACTTCCTGCGTTCACTGCGGAATCCCCCGACGGTAATTATCACGACAGCGTACCGTGAATATGCCCTCGATGGCTTCGACCTGGATGTAGCGGATTACCTGCTCAAACCCATTCCGTTCGATCGGTTTCTGCGGGCGGTCAGTAAAGTCATGAAGACAAATGAAGAAGTGGCCGAACACCGACTCATCGAGCAAGAGCCCGTTAAAGAAACGATTCGCCCGGTCGGCGTAGACTCGTTGTTTTTTCGCGCCGACCGGAAGCTTATCAAAGTGCAGCCAGACGAGATTTTGTACGTCGAAAGCCTGAAAGATTATGTACGTATTATAACCCGTACGGCCAAACCCTTGCTGGTTAAGCAAACGATCAGTTCACTCGAAGCCCAGTTGCCTGCCAACCAGTTTGTGCGGATACATCGATCATTTATCGTGGCGGTTTCGGCGATCACCAGCTATACGCCCCGCCATGTCGAAATAGATGGCCAGGAACTACCCATCGGAAAACTCTATCAGAAGGATGTCGAGCGGACACTAGGTGTATCGAACAGGTAA
- a CDS encoding helix-turn-helix domain-containing protein: protein MAKKQTIPVFNQHKEAKAGFFIKSMRESIDNVEHDVVNAHRDETYMLFVLKSGFCRELIDFEEHTFSGPSFCMIHPEQVHGLLEHRDMDGWVISFDSGLLTQETSHLTRLINFSNSSEQKAGALNMIYELTDLIWRQFRSDGNTTHQLLTFRYLLNALITAIVDLNQPNNTLPESVESRSDEITGAFRQLLNTNFVHWKRPAQYAQALHLSVNHLNDTVQGKTGFTVSYWIQHQTMLEARRLLYHTQQTVKEVAHQLGFDDQHYFSRSFRKVTGQTPISFRQSFRDLSTKSPR, encoded by the coding sequence TTGGCAAAAAAACAAACTATTCCCGTTTTCAATCAGCATAAAGAGGCAAAGGCTGGCTTTTTTATAAAATCGATGCGCGAGTCGATCGATAATGTGGAGCACGATGTGGTCAACGCCCACCGCGATGAGACGTATATGCTTTTTGTCCTGAAAAGCGGCTTCTGCCGGGAGTTGATTGATTTCGAGGAACATACATTTAGCGGTCCCTCATTCTGTATGATCCACCCAGAGCAAGTGCATGGTTTACTGGAACATCGGGACATGGATGGCTGGGTAATTTCATTTGATTCGGGCCTGCTTACGCAGGAAACGAGCCATTTAACCAGGTTGATTAACTTTTCGAATAGTTCGGAGCAGAAAGCGGGAGCACTGAACATGATTTACGAACTAACCGATTTGATCTGGCGTCAATTTCGTTCCGATGGTAACACAACGCATCAGTTGCTTACGTTTCGCTATCTACTGAACGCGCTGATTACGGCCATTGTCGACCTCAATCAACCGAATAACACCCTGCCTGAATCCGTTGAAAGTCGATCTGATGAGATTACGGGGGCTTTTCGGCAGTTACTCAATACGAATTTCGTTCACTGGAAACGTCCGGCGCAGTATGCGCAGGCACTTCACCTCTCTGTCAATCACCTGAACGATACGGTTCAGGGAAAAACGGGTTTCACTGTGTCCTACTGGATTCAACATCAGACGATGCTTGAAGCTCGACGGCTGTTGTACCATACGCAGCAGACGGTGAAAGAAGTGGCTCATCAGCTTGGCTTCGACGACCAGCACTATTTTTCGCGTAGTTTTCGAAAGGTTACCGGGCAAACGCCTATTTCGTTTCGGCAATCATTCCGGGATTTGTCCACCAAAAGCCCTCGTTAA
- a CDS encoding T9SS type A sorting domain-containing protein, whose amino-acid sequence MRNLFSYLLLSGFGCLSIAQAQTLTPQTIASAGGFLQQGNNSLSFTIGQSVATALSTGSGSVSQGFQQAAAARIITALEPVPSLLVRVFPNPTRQYLYIDCPPARLTLIDILGRPCWQGRSDGKPLQVDVQTFATGVYLLQVLTEDTVQTIRLVLQP is encoded by the coding sequence ATGCGTAATCTGTTTTCCTACCTATTACTCAGTGGTTTCGGCTGCTTGAGTATCGCCCAGGCCCAAACCCTGACTCCTCAAACCATTGCCTCGGCAGGAGGCTTTCTGCAGCAGGGCAACAATAGCCTGTCGTTCACCATCGGGCAATCTGTCGCTACCGCCCTGTCAACCGGGTCAGGGTCAGTTAGTCAGGGGTTTCAGCAGGCCGCAGCTGCGCGGATTATTACAGCCCTCGAACCCGTACCGAGCCTACTGGTCCGGGTATTTCCGAATCCGACTCGCCAATATCTGTACATCGATTGCCCACCCGCACGCCTGACGCTGATTGATATACTGGGTCGCCCCTGTTGGCAGGGCCGCAGCGACGGTAAACCACTACAGGTCGATGTGCAGACTTTTGCCACCGGTGTGTACTTGCTTCAGGTGCTGACCGAGGATACTGTTCAGACTATACGCTTAGTGCTTCAACCCTGA
- a CDS encoding zinc-binding alcohol dehydrogenase family protein, with translation MKAAVIYRPGSPEEFILEERPVPTPGDGQVLVKVKAFGLNRSELMTRKGFSPGVQFPRVLGIECVGEVENDPSGEYARGQSVMALMGGMGRDFDGSYAEYTVLPKRLLHSFQSTLPWEVLGAIPEMFQTAYGSLYPALGIQPGESLLIRGGTSSVGMLAAQLANVAGLTVLSTTRNPQKESLLRDNGASHVLIDTGKLSESVRAIFPQGVDKVLELVGTSTLHDSLSCLKPGGTGCMSGMLAENWTIPAFAPMEFIPPTVRLTTYDSGQISSPTAVFQDFIRQVEAGQVKLAISQTFTLDQIVAAHQFMDSNQSVGKLVVLP, from the coding sequence ATGAAAGCCGCCGTTATATATCGCCCCGGTTCACCGGAGGAATTTATTCTTGAAGAACGTCCGGTGCCTACTCCCGGCGATGGTCAGGTACTGGTCAAAGTGAAAGCGTTTGGCCTGAATCGCTCAGAGCTCATGACGCGTAAAGGTTTTTCGCCCGGAGTTCAATTTCCACGTGTGCTGGGCATCGAGTGCGTTGGTGAAGTTGAAAACGACCCTTCTGGCGAGTATGCACGGGGGCAGTCGGTTATGGCCTTGATGGGAGGGATGGGGCGTGACTTCGACGGGAGTTATGCCGAGTACACGGTGTTGCCTAAGCGGTTGCTTCATTCATTTCAGAGTACGTTGCCCTGGGAGGTGTTGGGCGCCATTCCTGAAATGTTTCAGACGGCTTATGGCTCGCTGTATCCGGCTCTGGGCATTCAGCCCGGCGAAAGCCTTTTGATACGAGGAGGGACGTCGTCTGTGGGCATGCTGGCCGCTCAATTGGCTAACGTGGCGGGTCTAACTGTGTTAAGTACTACACGAAACCCACAGAAAGAGAGTTTATTACGGGATAATGGAGCTTCCCATGTGTTGATCGATACGGGTAAGCTAAGTGAATCGGTTCGAGCCATTTTTCCGCAGGGCGTCGATAAAGTATTGGAACTGGTCGGTACGTCTACCCTGCATGACTCGCTAAGTTGCCTCAAACCCGGTGGTACGGGCTGCATGAGTGGAATGTTGGCGGAAAACTGGACGATTCCCGCTTTTGCTCCAATGGAATTTATTCCCCCTACAGTCCGACTTACTACCTACGACAGTGGCCAGATCAGTAGCCCGACAGCCGTTTTCCAGGATTTCATCCGTCAGGTTGAAGCGGGCCAAGTGAAATTGGCAATCAGCCAGACGTTTACGTTAGATCAAATCGTAGCGGCACATCAATTTATGGACAGTAATCAGAGTGTGGGCAAACTTGTTGTATTACCTTAA
- a CDS encoding polysaccharide deacetylase family protein, whose amino-acid sequence MRKLALLTLLILSPVLLYAQNEWNGKKCAIALTYDDALLVHLDNVVPVLDSFGLKGTFYLSGYFPGFANHITRWKSVATNGHELANHTLFHPCIGNTPGREWVKPANDLSKYTVQRMTDEMRMTNILLKTLDGQSARTFAYPCGDTKIGDVDYYKTVEGDFVAARGTKSEMKKITEINLADIGAYGINGQSGEQMIELVKKAQASNSLLVFLFHGVGGGHSLNVALAEHSKLIHYLKQNAADIWVAPFIDVAQYVKTQQSKQK is encoded by the coding sequence ATGCGAAAACTAGCCTTACTAACCTTATTGATTCTTTCGCCCGTTCTACTATACGCCCAGAACGAATGGAACGGGAAGAAATGCGCCATAGCACTTACCTACGACGATGCGTTGCTGGTACACCTCGACAATGTTGTTCCCGTTCTGGACTCATTCGGGCTGAAAGGCACATTCTATTTGTCGGGCTATTTCCCTGGTTTTGCCAACCACATAACTCGGTGGAAATCGGTGGCCACTAACGGTCATGAGTTAGCCAATCATACCCTGTTTCATCCGTGTATAGGCAATACCCCCGGCCGCGAATGGGTAAAGCCAGCCAATGATCTGAGCAAGTATACGGTGCAGCGAATGACGGATGAAATGAGGATGACCAACATCCTACTCAAAACGCTCGATGGGCAAAGCGCCCGCACGTTTGCCTACCCGTGTGGCGATACCAAAATTGGTGATGTTGATTATTACAAAACCGTAGAAGGCGATTTTGTAGCTGCGCGAGGCACTAAAAGCGAGATGAAGAAAATCACCGAAATCAATTTGGCCGATATCGGTGCTTACGGTATCAATGGCCAGTCGGGCGAGCAGATGATTGAGTTGGTTAAGAAGGCGCAGGCCAGTAATTCGCTGCTGGTTTTCCTGTTTCATGGCGTGGGTGGTGGCCATTCACTAAATGTCGCGTTGGCCGAGCATAGCAAGTTGATCCATTACTTAAAGCAGAACGCAGCGGATATCTGGGTTGCGCCTTTTATCGATGTGGCTCAATATGTCAAGACTCAGCAATCGAAACAGAAGTAG
- a CDS encoding tetratricopeptide repeat-containing sensor histidine kinase has translation MRRHSILLFLLLPFVAYSAGELNPDSLRRVLPSLTGTKRADVLNQLSEHYLWINVDSAGYFAEQALSLSRALGYSDGIDLADFNRGTVVMRAGKYQEAEPLLRQAIDKLRHRDPYHAGWAMCYLGDDLLKMANYQESIKYLNASLPLLRTYPGGDPGKSLTFLGLAYGAIGDYETGLDKAKQSYIERLKMGDKLALGWSYFNLALLYNNVNDFQAAVDHLHLAERAFKTGFEPDFVYASLARSFKRMNRSDSANFYLDKAIKLAPQSQSTRTAIGHFALVDGQYEKAIALFKPDLAKARISNSVENIMAYLGYLASAYQGKNDYQQAVPYAQELYEMARKTGARPRLRDASELLWKSYDHLGETKQAYRYLMEYSALRETLLTNQFKANLFSFKGQIDIDQKQARIELLNKEKIIISQQLRQESLEKWLLVVGLVVVSLLALIGYRAIRLSRQNALLEAQQLNDRLQLEQLEHQHQQDELRRRAEQLEIKALRAQMNPHFIFNCLNSINRYILVNDRMAASNYLTTFSTLIRMVLENSEQSLITLAEELEMLTLYLELERLRFKNAFNFSITFINTVDTNTIRVPPLLLQPFAENAIWHGLMHKDGPGNIDIAFRLDESMLYCIITDDGVGRQQAGTLKMKPAGSRKSLGMQLTADRLALLSSPNQTDTFFDIEDLVDEQGVAKGTKVLLKIPHQKLAISDN, from the coding sequence ATGAGACGCCATTCTATTCTTCTTTTCCTGCTATTGCCATTTGTTGCTTATAGTGCTGGCGAGTTGAATCCCGATAGTCTGCGCCGGGTGTTGCCCTCGCTGACCGGCACCAAGCGGGCCGATGTGCTCAACCAACTGAGTGAGCACTATTTGTGGATCAATGTCGATTCGGCCGGGTATTTCGCGGAGCAGGCCCTCAGTCTGTCCAGAGCGCTCGGTTATTCAGATGGTATTGATCTGGCTGACTTTAATAGAGGAACCGTAGTGATGCGAGCCGGTAAATACCAGGAGGCCGAACCACTGCTTCGGCAAGCCATTGACAAACTGCGACACAGAGACCCCTATCATGCAGGCTGGGCGATGTGTTATCTGGGCGATGATTTACTAAAAATGGCTAACTATCAGGAAAGTATTAAGTACCTGAATGCATCGCTGCCCCTACTCCGAACGTATCCGGGGGGCGATCCCGGCAAGTCGCTCACATTCCTAGGATTAGCCTATGGTGCCATTGGCGATTACGAAACAGGGCTCGACAAAGCCAAACAGAGTTATATTGAACGGCTAAAGATGGGCGATAAGCTCGCTTTGGGATGGTCCTACTTTAATCTAGCCCTGTTATATAACAATGTCAATGATTTCCAGGCGGCTGTTGATCATCTGCATCTAGCCGAACGTGCCTTCAAAACTGGCTTCGAGCCCGATTTTGTGTATGCTAGCTTAGCGAGGTCGTTTAAACGCATGAACCGCTCCGACTCAGCCAATTTTTACCTCGATAAGGCTATCAAACTGGCTCCCCAAAGCCAGAGCACCCGCACGGCTATTGGCCATTTCGCCCTGGTTGATGGTCAATACGAAAAAGCCATTGCGCTATTCAAACCCGATTTAGCGAAAGCCCGTATCTCGAATAGTGTAGAGAATATCATGGCCTATTTAGGGTATCTAGCCAGTGCCTATCAGGGTAAGAATGATTATCAGCAGGCTGTTCCGTATGCTCAGGAACTGTACGAGATGGCCCGAAAGACCGGCGCACGGCCGCGTTTGCGTGATGCGAGTGAGTTACTCTGGAAAAGCTATGACCACCTCGGCGAGACCAAGCAGGCGTATCGATACCTGATGGAATACAGTGCGCTGCGCGAAACATTGTTGACTAATCAGTTCAAAGCCAACCTGTTTTCATTTAAAGGCCAGATTGACATTGACCAGAAGCAGGCGCGTATCGAACTGCTTAATAAGGAGAAAATTATCATCAGTCAGCAGTTGAGACAGGAGTCGCTGGAGAAATGGCTGCTAGTGGTGGGCCTGGTTGTGGTGAGTCTACTCGCCCTGATCGGCTACCGGGCAATCCGGCTGTCGCGTCAGAATGCGCTCCTGGAAGCCCAACAGCTAAACGATCGGTTGCAGCTGGAACAGCTGGAACACCAGCATCAACAAGATGAACTGCGTCGACGTGCTGAGCAACTTGAGATAAAGGCTTTACGCGCCCAGATGAACCCTCACTTTATTTTCAACTGCCTCAACTCGATCAACCGATATATTCTGGTCAACGACCGGATGGCGGCTTCTAACTATTTAACCACGTTCTCTACCCTGATCCGGATGGTGCTCGAAAACTCGGAGCAGTCGCTGATCACCCTCGCTGAAGAACTGGAAATGCTCACGCTTTATCTCGAACTCGAACGGCTGCGTTTCAAGAATGCCTTCAACTTCAGTATCACGTTTATTAACACCGTTGATACCAATACGATTCGGGTGCCGCCATTGCTGTTACAGCCCTTCGCCGAAAACGCCATCTGGCACGGGTTAATGCATAAAGACGGGCCGGGCAACATCGACATTGCCTTCCGACTGGATGAATCCATGCTGTACTGTATCATCACCGACGACGGTGTGGGACGGCAACAGGCTGGAACGCTGAAAATGAAACCAGCCGGAAGCCGCAAATCGCTGGGAATGCAACTTACCGCCGACCGACTCGCGCTGCTAAGCTCCCCGAATCAGACCGATACTTTTTTCGACATCGAAGACCTTGTTGATGAACAGGGTGTGGCCAAAGGCACGAAAGTGCTACTGAAAATACCACACCAGAAGCTGGCCATAAGCGATAACTGA